ACGGGGCTTCTCAGCCCGCTGCGCGCCCTGCCTGGCCGCGCACGGCACCGGCCACGCCCGCCACCGCTGCCCGGTAGGCCGCCTCCAGCCCCTCGATGCCGTTGACCGTGATGTGCAGGTTTTGCAGCAGGCCGTCGTGGATGCCGTAGACCCAGCCGTGCACGGTGACTTTCTGGCCCCGCGCCCAGGCATCGACCATGACGGTGCTTTGGCAGACGTTGACCACCTGCTCAATGGCGTTGAGCTCGACCAGCGCGTCATGGCGTTGGGGTTCGGCAATCTGGTCCAGCAGGTTCCAGTGGCGGTCCCGCACGTCCTGGATGTGGCGCAGCCAATTGTCGGCCAGGCCGACCCGCTGGCCGGCCAGCGCCGCCGCCACGCCCGAGCAGCCGTAGTGGCCCACCACGGTGATGTGCTCGACCTTGATCACGTCCACCGCAAACTGTACGGTGGACAGCGCGTTCAGGTCCGAATGCACCACCACGTTGGCCACGTTGCGGTGCACAAACACCTCGCCCGGCGCCAGGCCCATGATCTCGTTGGCCGGGACGCGGCTGTCGGAGCAGCCGATCCACATGTACTTGGGCTTTTGCTGGCGCGTGAGTTCGGTAAAAAAACCGGGGCGCTCGCGCTCCATCTCGGCGGCCCAGGCACGGTTATTGGCAAAAATATCGGGTATGGATTGGGTCATATGTGTATTTTGCCGCCACAGGGACGGGCCAGATCATCAGAATTAAGCATGAAATTGGCAGCCTGCGCTTATGCCATAAGCACAAGCAGCTACTAAAACTGCAGCAAATCAACCGGGTTACCAAACCCGCATCCGGCCCTGCCCCGCGCGGTTGACGTTGACGTTAACGTCAAGTATAGCCAGGCTTGGGCCTCATAGGGGATGCCCTGCCCCCACGCGCCCCGCCCTGGGCGGAGAATCGCGCGGCGGCATGCGGTCCGCAGCCACCCCAGGAGACAACCATGACGCTATTTCACAAATACCACCCCCTGCGCCCTTATGCATTCCTGTTGGTGGGGCTGGTATCGGTCAGCACGCTGCTGGCGCAAAACCCGGGCTTGCAACGCACGGTGGTCGGGCGGGCCGATGTGTCGATCGCCGGGCACGAGGCGGTGGTGGCGCGGGTCGAGGTGGCTCCTGGCGCCAAAGCCGGGCGGCACACCCACCCCGGCGATGAAATCAGCTACGTGCTCGAAGGCGAGGCCACCCTGCTGGTCGATGGCCAGCCGCCGCGGGTCATCAAGGCGGGCGAGTCGTTTGTGGTGCCCGCTGGGGTGGTGCACGATGCCCACAACGACGGGGCCGTACCCACCAAACTGGTGGGCGTGTACGTGGTGGAAAAAGGCAAGCCGCTGGCCTCGCCCGCGCCATAACACCTTCAGGCAGTTTTTGCCTGTTTGCGGCTCTTGGAGAGCTGCGCCTGCGCTTCCTTCTCGTGGGCCTTGACCTCGTCGATATTGGCTTGCAGCTCGGCCATCTGCTCTTCCAGTTGCTGGCGGTGCGCGGCCAGCACGTCCAGAAACTTACCCAGCTGGGCGGTGGTGTCGCGTGGGCTGTCGTACATGTCGATGACTTCCCTGGCCTGCGTCAGGCTCAGGCCCAGGCGTTTGGCGCGCAGGGTCAGTTTGAGGCGGGTCCTGTCGCGCTGGCTGTAGACGCGGGTGCGGCCACCCGGGCCGCTGCGCGTGGGCTGCAGCAGGCCCATGTCTTCGTAAAAGCGGATGGCCCGGGTGGTCAGGTCGAACTCAAGGGCCAGGTCGCTGATGCTGTAGGTGCTTATCGCCATGGTGTCAAAGGGTTGCAAAGAGCGGGCCTAGAATGACTTTTACGTAAACGTCAACACAAAAGCCGACTATAGCGCCATGAATCTGCTCGAACAACAACTCCACTACCCCCTGGGCGATGCCCTGCCCGCACAGGGCGACACCCTGGCGGTGGCACCCGGCGTGCGCTGGATCCGCATGGCGCTGCCGTTCGCGCTGAACCACATCAACCTGTGGCTGCTGGAGGACGAAATCGACGGCCAGCGCGGTTGGAG
This sequence is a window from Rhodoferax sp. WC2427. Protein-coding genes within it:
- a CDS encoding MerR family DNA-binding transcriptional regulator; amino-acid sequence: MAISTYSISDLALEFDLTTRAIRFYEDMGLLQPTRSGPGGRTRVYSQRDRTRLKLTLRAKRLGLSLTQAREVIDMYDSPRDTTAQLGKFLDVLAAHRQQLEEQMAELQANIDEVKAHEKEAQAQLSKSRKQAKTA
- a CDS encoding cupin domain-containing protein yields the protein MTLFHKYHPLRPYAFLLVGLVSVSTLLAQNPGLQRTVVGRADVSIAGHEAVVARVEVAPGAKAGRHTHPGDEISYVLEGEATLLVDGQPPRVIKAGESFVVPAGVVHDAHNDGAVPTKLVGVYVVEKGKPLASPAP
- the can gene encoding carbonate dehydratase — its product is MTQSIPDIFANNRAWAAEMERERPGFFTELTRQQKPKYMWIGCSDSRVPANEIMGLAPGEVFVHRNVANVVVHSDLNALSTVQFAVDVIKVEHITVVGHYGCSGVAAALAGQRVGLADNWLRHIQDVRDRHWNLLDQIAEPQRHDALVELNAIEQVVNVCQSTVMVDAWARGQKVTVHGWVYGIHDGLLQNLHITVNGIEGLEAAYRAAVAGVAGAVRGQAGRAAG